The Cicer arietinum cultivar CDC Frontier isolate Library 1 chromosome 1, Cicar.CDCFrontier_v2.0, whole genome shotgun sequence genome contains the following window.
TATTGAATAATGATTAGGTCTAAAAACATGACACTTTGGTGTGATATATGATTGATGTTCAGCTttggtaaaaataataaataaacgaCGATATTGTACCGACAATTTAGAGTGTCATGACTTCCGAAATAAATACAGAATGATAGATTTAAGTAGTTGTTTTGCATTAATGTGGTAAAGCTCACTACCATATTATTTTTGGATGCACGAAGTTGGTTGTTGGTCTATATCTCTGTAATGTTACATTGCTCGATAAAGTTTTAATAAATACAAGATTTACAAAATGCTCGataaaacattaataaatacaaGATTTACAAAATCAATAGAATGAaaatttttatcatataaatcttttatgtaaaattttattaaaatctaaaattgtttaatattttattaaaaatatatcaaaattaacatcttataaatttttattaaatgtcatCAGAATATTTAAGCCTATAAGTTACACCTTCCCCCCACCCCCAATCTTATTGTCTCATTCACTTCCCTTTTCTAGCCtgttttctttaatttgtttgataataatattactagTATTGTTTTCCTTTCTATCGTTGATCCCAGTGCGctcattatttttgaaagataaCTAAATGTCTACTTGTGTGTTGTATGAGTCtattataaaacaaaagaatataataattaaagatataatattaaaattaagcgatgtgtaatataaaaataattcatacaCATTATACTTTAAGTAAAAGTAACATAATATATTCTCTAGTAAAAGAATAAAGCTTTTCAAAGCTaccaaaaaaatatgtattataaaaaaaattcgcaagattaaataaaaacaacaaatcaaCAACCATAACCGGCTTAAAATTTTTATGCTTTTATAGGAGGAAATAAAGAAAgttcaaacaaaattaatattcatatattttatgaaattctTAGTCTATCGAAATTATTCTTTCTAacctatttataaaaaaagtatccCCAAATAAACgatcttttcaatttttaatgcaTTTCTATTATGCATTTATGATATTCATAATGCATCAATTCATCAGAGtttcattcaattaaattttggaGTTTCCTACAGTATCAAACATCAATGGAGGCACACAAGAAAAATTCTTTGATTAAATGCAATTCTTCATCGTTTTTAACAATAAAGACAAATAATTGTTGATTAAGGTTATTTGAAAACTATGAAGTTCaacaaaaactattattttctcTCAATTATCTAATTGATTAAATAAGTGTATGTAATCTTTGATGTAAATAACCCTCTCAATTATCGTTATCAATAtcatttagtatatattttgttcatttatcttttataaatgatttaaatCAAGAATCGTAATATGATATTAGAGAGTAATTATTCCCATATAttctttctcaattttttattgagaaaattttcatcaaaacttcaTTGAATTATTTCTATTCTTCTATTTTACTTGAATCTTGAAGTTTCTTATCAAGATTCTAAATTTTCagattttttgttttggttAATCTTATCTACGGGACACTCATGATCATCTTGCAATTATGTTTCTAACTCCCACTCCCACATACAGAAACTTGAAGCATCAAGAATCAATGGAGGCACACATAAAAGATTCTTGATCAAATGCAAATTTTCATCGTTTTCACCatgaagttcaacaaaaaatataactttctTTCAATTATGTAATCGACTGTATAATTCTATGGAATCCTTGATGTAAATAATTTTCTCTCAATTATCAATatcatttaatatgtttttctccatttatcttttatcaatGACGTAAATCAAGAATCGTATTATAGTATCAGAGAGTAATTATTCTGATATATGTGAAATATGATAGTAGAGAAGGTTGGTGGTGATGCATAATGTTGTTGGTATGTGTATTACGATTTTAATGCAATTAAGAGAGAATTTGAATAGAAAATGAGGAGTGATTATATCCAGAAGGAAGACATTTTGtactttaataattttattgaggaaTCAAAACTTATTGATTTACCTTTAAATGATCGAGATTTTACTTGGTGTCGTTTGGATGGAACTATTATGAGCAGATTAGAGGCTTATCTAATAATTTTCTATGAGTGGCCAAATTATTTGCAGTGGGTGTTGGATATAGGCTTATCTGATAATTTTTCATTATTCTTGTATAATGACTACGGTAATTGgctgaagtagcaatgtcaatttacaaggaaggagaatttgaattgtaaattcacctatTCAAAAATTcgtgttaaaaacttaagaaaataactcaagattgatcttggttgtgaaaacaggaAGCAGAAAAACGttattggttgtgaaaacagaaaacgaagagtgttcttggttagttaaaatcaacaatttaacttatctatttaacttgataatcaaaagaCTAAAAGTGAATAAAGATAAGGGAGGAAATatcacacaacgatatatcctggttcacccaactcggtcTACGCCCAGTCCTCACaacttgtgagattttccactaaatattcaaacggagaacgttcttggttttacaacgtTTTTGGTTTTACACCATTAGTTCATATCGACCTTGATCTATTACACGGAAATTCCTTCTCACCCAGAAAAGTATTCAATCAGGTCATCTATCAATCGTTAGAAAAGATTTTGCActtcaccttttaaccataaaaggattttctACAAACTATAATCAACACTTATAGTATTgagtttacacaataatgatttGAAGTGTTTCGACAAAATATAAGTaatctcaacacttgtttgagatcaTATTCTttacaaaagattcaatataataataagagattAGAATATGAATAACACTGATTCTTTTGATGAATGAGAGACTTTCGAGTCTATGAATGTAAGTAAGTGATGTattttcttagcacttgaagttctgatttttccttgagcttggaGTTCCTTTTATAAGCTTCAAGTAAGTTCATGACAACTAATATGACTGTTGAAAAGAGTCTAGCTATCATGTGTCAGATTTGTGGAAAAAAGTCTTGATTGAGAATTCTTTGTTTTTTGTGTCTTTTGCATAACTTTCAAATCTGATGCTTTCTTTGTCATCTTCTTTGGACATTAAATTTGAGTCATGTGTTCTATCAGATGTGGAGATTGAAGAGTGTCGATAATTgtcaactaatatttttgaaagtacaaacacgagaaaggggttgaattgtgtttgccgaAGTTGATATTTTTTTGCTAATTTAATGAAGGtttgttggtttttatgaattacttagataagaagcaattaGATGCAGAGGTAGCAAGCAATGAAAGCATAGATAATTTGACAAATAGATtgatcctggttcaccactaacttggctacatttAGTCTCCTCATCCAGAAGGCTTTAATCAACTAATTCAAATacattgaattacaaaacacctgACCTTCCAATCtagtcttcccaaacaacctgacaacccgtgacttttgaggaactaaccaccttgactctacaagtcaagtcttctcctagcAACCTGAAAACCCaaaattgaagaaggaactaaaccactatcaggttggatacaaaagattggaatcttaagtgtttgcttctaacaaagatgatgataataataactctcatactctaagaaaaaacacttagagaatatttctcattcgaacaagtgtttctctctttgaactctaagattaatttgtaattttgagtttgaattcttctactcttttatgctttccgatgatcttcttctttagccttgagtatctatttataattaaaattaggatttcgatttagtccttgtttaattctgaattgtatcttgttcagattgagtttgtaaattctttaaattgattttgttcatatttcgtttagattgagtttataaattcttcatactgattttgttcgtattttATTCAGATTGAGTTTCTAAATTCTTccaattgattatgttcatattttggtgtagataaatcttgatcaaatcttcttcaaatcttgatcaaattttcttcaaatcttgaccatatctttttttcatcaattataaatttgaatcaaatcttattttagattttcttcaaaaacacaaatcttatttcatactctttgaagtcaaatatattgttctcataaaatacttttgttatcatcaaaactctaagtataaaattaacttggttccaacaatttTTCCTTTGTCTCGATTGAATTGTAGTATTCAATAGCAACATTTGCGTATGCAGTGGTTGTGAGGAGGAGAtgcaaacacaatttttttcatGGAATGATATCCAATAGGAAGCTTCTTAATTCGATTATCAATTGAAGGTGTGTGTGCCGAAGGGGTGGGGTTAGTGAGAAGTGTagtgtttaattatatttaaggtCATTTTAAATTCACTAGATCCATTCACACGAGTTTGGGTAACTTGCAGTTTAATTCTCTCTTGCTAATGCAATCTGAATCGTTTTTAGTTGGATTTAATGAAGAGAAAGTCAAACGGACGGTCTGCGGTTATGACAACTACAAAAGCGTAGGTCTAGATGGCGTACATTTTGGGTTTGTGAAAGATTTTGGGAGACCATAAAAGCTAATTTTATGAGATTTATGGGTGAGTTTCGTGTGAACGGGAGGTTGGTAAAAGGATCAAAATGCTCTTTTATAGTTCTAATTTCCAAAAAGATAATGTGCAAGTCTTATATGATTTTTATACTCATTTCGTTAGTAGGGTGTATACATAAAGTTTTGTCAAAAGTGTTGGTGAATAAACTGAGTTAGATGATTGGTTCCGTAATAACTGAATCTTATTATTGAACAAATTCAACTTTTAGCATGAGATGAATCAAATTGCATGTAAATAGATTTTGTTTTGGTTATAATCAATGGTGTTCTCAACCCTTGGTGTACACAAACATAACTTGtggttaattattttgttatatgtttgaGTATTTCAGTCTTTGTGTTTCTGGGTTGTTTTAGTCATACGGTAAAAAATGGTAAGTTTATTATATACTTGTTCTACTCACCTATTGTGTTTGGAATGCTTCATTAATACATTTATGttttgctttttaaaaaaaaaatatgattaaggTTATTTGAACTAAAAGTACGCAACACTAGGAAAAGAATAACTTTATTGAGGTTGGATTCAAGAAGTTCATGAAATTCTTGAAGATGTGTAGTAAACTCGTTTTACAAGATTACAAGGAAATTTTTGTCAGCTATAACTTATGATCAGAAATTGCAATAagctaattaaaaaataaataaatattttggatgAAGGATCtgggaaagaaaataaaagaaaaaagaacaaGAAAGATCTAGGAAAGAGAtcttgatataaaaaaaaatgtatttgatctTTCTTGTTCCTTATAAAAACGTGATATTTgtcttcttaaaaaaaaaacctaattgacTATATTAACTTCTATTTATAATATGGATAgtcaaacataaaatttatatttttacgtcgataaatttttcatatttaaaattcttttagTCGATGTACTTTCGACATTACAAATTCTTTTTTAGTCTATATCGTTTTCATCATGTCTTTCTTGAGATTTTCCAAGTGTGAAGTGTATGACACATGTTCTAACTTGAGAGgatattaaatatatcttagttggttagttagttaaattaattaattagttagttaattattttcactagTTAATTGTGTATCTAATTGACTAAATAAATCTATGtaacatttaatataaataaatttctttcaattatcaatattattcaatataCTTTTCTTCATTTATCTTATATTAATATCTTTAATCAAGAATCGTAATAAATTCTTCGTCCACTCTTCTTTAATCGCTAATATAAATCCAAATATACATGTATTCTTTCCATATTTCAATACAAATGAATAGTTGACAACAATTGACTAACGGTTGTAAGATTTACAAAAACGTTTAGCTGTAAAAATGAGatgaatttatttatcataatcaaaatacacatacaactctaatactaaaaaaattacaatgaaCTAGTGAGTCAGTGACTTATATGCCATAGTATATTCTCTCATCTAGTCATCCCTAGTCATTTAGgaattcttttacaaaaataaaaataaaaactcattcATGAATTGTTACCACATTTCTATATACAGgagtaattatttttcttttataaagaaaatttagaTGAATTGAGTTTTAAGTGTTCGATAGGGGTAGGACGAACCTTAAAGTTCAAAGAACATAAAAGAGATACTTACAAATGATCTATTAAAGAAGTTCTCACATTACTTAGAGGAGTTGAACCTACCATCTTGTGATTACGAATCAACTCTTTAATCAGACGGAGTAGTTCCTCATCTTTTGGCATTTATGTCTCAACGAATATAATACCAAATTCTACTCAAGTTGCTTAATATATAACTCAAActcataattattaaatatttcatattatagtattgatgcaaaaaaaaaatgtatttagaGAGCTTTTTTAACATAATTCTGTTAAATGATGCATGAAATAAAATTCTGCATGAGAAACAAAAACCAATGACGATGTGCATGTAGAGACCTGCTCACCAATTGTTAAAATGGTGAATGGCCTTGTAAATCTTTTATATCCATTATAAAATCCGTCTCCAAATCAAACAAAGTAAATATTGTGAGGGATTTGCCTACAAAATATAATCCTGGCTAATAATTCCGTCACAAAATCTGTACCAAACTTGAAAATTGCATATTGGGATGGATTTTGTGAGGGATATAATTTTTcgttactaatatttttttaaaataaactatgaaatttcaaataattttaagctaattatttataaaataataaatctttCTACCAGAtaataacaaaatcaatttataaaaataatgatttttttacagaaattatataaaaatattattttgcatATCAATTAACCatcttttattttcaaaaatattttttttggtacatgtaaaaaaaataaatataggaTTGAAATAcaatatgtaatatttttctttgaataaaaataatataaaagatttgtttttcttgtattttatattagatatattgttaattagataaaatatgataatgttgtcaaaaaaattatttaatataaaataaaaacaaataaatctaTATGAGAAAACCACATGAATGAGAGACCCAAATTATGTCCCTCTCTCTTTGTTTCATGTTCCCCTATCAATGATTGCATTGCTTTCTCTTTTGCGTCTTCAATCGCATCTCGAAACACCCAAAACCGTATCATCTTCAACTACCATTGTTTCAACCTCAAAAATAGTTttggtttaataaaaaaaaaaaaaaaccaatagtATCAAAGTAAGCAAGAGATCAGATCAGGAGATGAGACAAATCCtattagatattttcttgaagtggtattaaaaaaaaaaaagatattttcatTGAATCATCCTTAGAAATTTATTGGTATATGTTATTTTCATTGAATTATccttagaaattttaaaataatcattagtCAAGGCTCTAAGTCGTACCAAGTCTCCATTTCAAGTATTGTTTTCCTCTctatcattttataataattttataagtattgTTTTCCTCTCTATCATTTATCATAGTGCGCTCAATTCTTTTCATTTGCACAACTAAGCCACTATTGCATCTTATATATTAGCTGTTAAAATTGCAAGTTAACtcaaaaatattactatttctgttaaatgtaattcaaattgatttgtaattagttagttagaatatggttagaagttagttataatatggttagaagttagttagagTATGGTTAGAAGTTGGTTAAATTTGTTGTAACCAAATCAGCTAAAGCCGCCTCTATAAAAGCCTTAACAGGCCAAGATCAATCTGTTGCAGAACTGGATCATTCTCCAgcaaacgaagattgatcttcgtTTTTCTGACTTTCAGTTTTCTCTCTcctttcttctcaatttcaattcctctcaaatatacaacttgttccaacaattggtatcaagaGCTTGGGTTCTAAACCTTGGGAAACACGAGTGCAGGTGTGAGGGGAAATCAAAATTGGGAAACACAAAGTGTGAGTGAAAGAAGACATGAATGGAGGAGGATTTCCATTGAATTTGCCAATTCTGGATGGGAAGAACTGGGAGAGGTGGTCTGCATCAATGAGATCGTTGTTGGGAGCTCAAGAAGTGTTTGAGATTGTTCAAGATGGTTATGAACAACTTGCAGCGAATCCTAcagaaagacaacaaacaacTTTCAAAGATTGCAAGGCATTATTTTACATCCAACATAGTATGGATTCAAACAACTTTGAGATGATCTCGAAGGAATCTACATCAAAGGAGGCATGGGAGATCTTGATCAAGTACTATACAGGTGGGGAAAAGGCCAAGAAAATGAAGTTCCAAATGCTAAGAAGGCAATACGAGTTATtgcagatggaagaagatgaagttgtgGCAGATTACTTCAATCGTGTACAGGTTGTTGTTAATCAGATGAGAACAAATGGTGAATCATTAACTGAAGTGGTGATTATTGAAAAGATCCTTATAACATTAACACAAAGGTACGATCACATAGTGGTggcaattgaagaatcaaaggatcttgaTAAGATGAAGGTGGAGGATTTGCAAGGCTCTCTTGAAGCTCATGAACTGAGAGTAAGAGAAAGGTGTGCAGCAACCTCAACATCTCAAGTACAGGCCCTGCAGGCCCAAGTTAGCAAGAAGACCAACCAAAGTGGtaagaaaaaattcaacaagaaaGGAATCCAATGCtacaattgtcaaaaattgGGGCATTTTGCAAAGAAATGCATATCCAAGAAGGTTCAAAGAGAGGATGATGAAGCATAAATGGCAGCTGAGGATTCAGACTTAGATGAGGTGTTGTTGATGGCTACAACTAAATCAGATGATGACTACCCAGAGCAGTGGTACCTTGACACGGGTTGTTCAAATCATATGACTGGTCAT
Protein-coding sequences here:
- the LOC140918894 gene encoding uncharacterized protein, producing MNGGGFPLNLPILDGKNWERWSASMRSLLGAQEVFEIVQDGYEQLAANPTERQQTTFKDCKALFYIQHSMDSNNFEMISKESTSKEAWEILIKYYTGGEKAKKMKFQMLRRQYELLQMEEDEVVADYFNRVQVVVNQMRTNGESLTEVVIIEKILITLTQRYDHIVVAIEESKDLDKMKVEDLQGSLEAHELRVRERCAATSTSQVQALQAQVSKKTNQSGKKKFNKKGIQCYNCQKLGHFAKKCISKKVQREDDEA